One window of Mangrovibacterium diazotrophicum genomic DNA carries:
- a CDS encoding class I SAM-dependent methyltransferase, giving the protein MDKNYIEINRKLWNARTAIHFESDFYQVNEFIRGGNSLRPIELERLGNLTGKKVLHLQCHFGQDSISLARLGAEVTAVDLSDEAIERGRQLACDCNAKVRFICCDLYDLPNQLEDNFDLVFTSYGVIGWLPDLDKWASVISHFLKPGGRLLLVEFHPMVWIFDANFSRIQYDYFNRETIVETETGTYTDRDAPIELESVCWNHPTSEVLNSLIKNSLTIEAFDEFDYSPYNCFNKTVSCGKNQYRIEHLDNKIPMVFSVEAVKK; this is encoded by the coding sequence ATGGACAAAAACTACATCGAGATCAACCGGAAACTTTGGAACGCCCGAACAGCCATTCATTTTGAATCGGACTTCTACCAGGTAAATGAATTCATCCGAGGCGGCAACTCTCTGCGCCCCATTGAACTTGAGCGACTGGGGAATCTTACAGGCAAAAAAGTTCTCCACCTGCAATGCCATTTCGGACAGGACAGTATTTCGCTGGCCCGCTTGGGTGCCGAAGTAACGGCAGTCGATCTTTCTGACGAGGCAATTGAGCGGGGACGACAGTTGGCCTGTGACTGCAATGCAAAGGTCCGTTTTATTTGTTGCGACTTGTACGATCTCCCCAATCAACTGGAAGACAATTTCGATTTGGTATTTACCAGCTACGGTGTTATCGGCTGGTTGCCCGATCTGGACAAGTGGGCGTCTGTTATTTCGCATTTCCTGAAGCCCGGAGGACGCCTCCTGTTAGTTGAGTTCCACCCGATGGTTTGGATTTTCGATGCCAATTTCAGCCGCATTCAATACGATTATTTTAACCGCGAAACGATTGTTGAAACGGAAACCGGAACTTACACAGACCGGGATGCACCGATTGAACTCGAATCAGTTTGCTGGAATCACCCGACAAGCGAAGTGCTGAACAGCCTTATAAAAAATAGCCTCACCATTGAGGCTTTCGATGAGTTTGATTATTCCCCCTACAATTGTTTCAACAAAACTGTTTCCTGCGGCAAAAACCAATACCGGATTGAGCATCTTGACAATAAAATTCCAATGGTTTTCTCGGTTGAAGCTGTGAAAAAATAA